The Porites lutea chromosome 11, jaPorLute2.1, whole genome shotgun sequence genome includes a region encoding these proteins:
- the LOC140953061 gene encoding cationic amino acid transporter 3-like, whose amino-acid sequence MSCVNFCKLLVRTRRHDLAGEDTLFDRCLTVLDVMLLGMCSMLGPGLYVATGQIARDTAGPAIVISLAIAAIPAILASMCYAEFSALVSRTGSSYVYTYIALGEIWAFMIGWNLILENILAIALLGNVFSKFTNSLSGSRIYRLMQENFTWGKVEGFRSFPDLIACVIVVIFTILTATGPRKPAIFMRLATLINLLVIVFVILSGFYFMDTHNWDTLEKFAPYGFDGIMSGASFSYFAFLGFDIINSSSEETLNPKRVVPFANTISTYVGVFIYLITAAILTLIIPYRKLSDFSPLPDAFAYKGFEVGTYFVAIGGFFGMSAALLTFNYAGARLIYAMANDGLLFQSLARINTRTHVPVRATLLCGMIAAAIALFVDLRDLVEMLSIGTLLAYTAVSLAVILERHKPLDMEFQTNVENEETSEDESAVSCYGKLHETIQNTFSSPYIEYRSKYDFRHMLGETPSEDTHRMAGVASACLVFAFFGFSLTVSTGSGLHYILHQNPVVLFVSCLMALIFILALVLLLLLPTKKLKIDHAVPCIPFVPLASILLNIYLLTNLNGWTWARFAAWMFFGMTIYFMYGFHNSKERVIGDSQSRDFLYRFTAPSRYVRKRAGSLSSEDGPLSPSSDSENDERFLSNLMTSDDESPKQTLINKESKKEEDTRQEQK is encoded by the exons ATGAGCTGCGTAAATTTTTGTAAACTTTTAGTCCGCACAAGGAGACACGATCTTGCTGGAGAAGATACATTGTTCGACCGATGTCTAACCGTCCTGGATGTCATGTTACTTGGAATGTGTTCAATGCTTGGTCCCGGTTTGTATGTGGCTACAGGGCAGATCGCTCGAGATACGGCGGGCCCCGCTATCGTTATCTCGCTTGCTATAGCAGCAATTCCGGCCATTTTGGCTTCTATGTGCTACGCTGAATTCTCCGCTCTTGTTTCGAGGACCGGCTCTTCGTATGTTTACACTTACATCGCTCTCGGCGAGATATGGGCCTTTATGATAGGATGGAATCTCATTTTGGAAAATATCCTCGCTATCGCACTTCTAGGAAACGTTTTTAGCAAGTTTACAAATTCCCTCAGCGGTTCTCGAATTTACCGTTTGATGCAAGAAAACTTCACCTGGGGGAAAGTGGAGGGATTTCGCTCCTTTCCAGATTTAATAGCttgtgttattgttgttattttcacCATTTTAACCGCCACAGGGCCGCGGAAGCCAGCCATATTTATGCGCCTTGCCACCCTAATCAACCTTCTAGTGATAGTGTTTGTTATACTCTCTGGGTTTTATTTCATGGACACGCATAATTGGGATACACTTGAAAAATTCGCACCGTATGGTTTCGACGGAATCATGTCGGGGGCTTCCTTTAGTTATTTTGCCTTTCTTGGATTTGATATCATTAACTCGTCAAGCGAAGAGACGCTAAACCCTAAGCGGGTTGTACCATTCGCAAATACCATTAGCACTTATGTCGGCGTGTTTATATACCTCATAACTGCCGCCATATTAACACTCATAATTCCGTATAGAAAACTCAGTGATTTCAGCCCGTTGCCTGACGCTTTTGCCTACAAAGGATTTGAAGTTGGCACATATTTCGTTGCCATCGGAGGATTCTTTGGAATGTCTGCCGCCTTGTTAACCTTTAATTATGCAGGTGCACGCTTGATTTACGCCATGGCCAACGATGGACTGTTATTTCAAAGTCTGGCAAGAATTAACACTAGAACTCATGTTCCTGTGAGAGCGACGCTTCTATGTGGCATGATCGCGGCAGCAATTGCACTATTCGTGGACTTGAGAGACCTAGTGGAGATGCTGTCAATCGGTACACTTTTAGCCTACACAGCTGTATCCTTGGCGGTTATACTTGAGCGTCACAAGCCTTTGGACATGGAGTTTCAAACCAACGTAGAAAATGAAGAAACGTCTGAAGACGAAAGCGCTGTCTCTTGTTATGGAAAGCTGCACGAAACAATACAGAACACATTCTCTTCGCCGTACATAGAATACCGCAGTAAATACGACTTCCGTCACATGCTGGGCGAGACACCTAGCGAAGATACCCACCGTATGGCAGGGGTGGCTTCAGCGTGCTTAGTGTTTGccttttttggtttttctttaaCAGTGTCAACAGGAAGTGGCCTACACTACATTTTACACCAAAACCCCGTGGTATTGTTTGTGTCCTGTCTTATGGCGCTGATCTTTATTCTGGCATTAGTTTTGCTGCTTCTTCTGCCCACTAAAAAACTCAAGATTGACCATGCAGTACCTTGTATTCCGTTTGTTCCTCTTGCCAGTATCCTGCTTAATATTTACTTGCTGACAAACTTGAATGGCTGGACCTGGGCTCGATTTGCGGCCTGGATGTTTTTCG gTATGACGATCTACTTCATGTATGGCTTTCACAACAGCAAAGAACGAGTGATCGGAGATAGCCAATCACGTGACTTCCTCTATCGATTTACGGCACCATCACGTTATGTCCGTAAGCGTGCCGGGTCACTAAGCAGTGAGGATGGACCACTGTCTCCTAGTAGCGACAGCGAGAATGATGAAAGATTTCTTTCTAACCTTATGACCAGCGACGACGAGTCCCCTAAACAAACGCTCATTAACAAGGAGAGTAAAAAAGAAGAGGACACACGACAGGAACAAAAATGA
- the LOC140953057 gene encoding uncharacterized protein, translated as MASDCDCAESQLMNCFKVEIILKRNDDDSVLLWRWKDENKWELPWFHLRETESFQQEIQRWCSNQLGTEDDIKLNLHGVAGIKHCINEQRRLMTFIFYVSFSDDEQNITQHTKKNLECVPLRSNHSTDMMTGDQVLIKWLSISEGDESYSEAIKEDACNWIKKATSERLVTLDVFEEFVNCPDVQEEAPAKRSSERITAVTESASSNSTCTIDSAGVNNHAHQHRKLCKVSKCVDDTLIINGHNSGTSALTWKGGAKPQKFEKDVCALASAMEKLVESANFRKLERDFIKRRFEKCSGGAQMIGIAEFTLFMEELGARTEKIKDLFRSFDLNHRNHLTYEDVLFGVAAMDLSTPHGGPSGELRCRYIFKFYSTEEEASLSFEEFKSMVRDIRKIKGESIKETDVLEEAKSKAKLFGTGHTEKLYLVDFLEAVGSLRFRGTSVLLRLPVSVVTLAQDELNESLSDGQKSRSDSPVKKRRGDDKDDAMDFQGSDGFSIESLTNQYELATHTVKVRRSGMLSDVSVLWDTSKGTMMVTGSAHREVTAAKLKIERLPSINCFNQQSDANQMLSALRYFERAVKPNSAASKAGGPKDSFNWGCVEMSSLGNCLVCICRTLLDIVKKEPRLIRIKSPTYVVGDLHGNFRDLVCFEKVLWRLGPVLTPASFLFLGDYVDRGENGVEVVAYLFAQKLLAPSKFLLIRGNHEIRRIQKMFTFYSECIQKFGPDLGEEVWAAVNSVFDVLPIAAIVDDKIFCVHGGIPLPSQDGGLVSSIDSIPSDLFEPEEQSELAWELMWGDPLRPEDINPKVVEELKQNQGFVHNRRRGTAHLFSADALGAFLKRNSLTHVIRAHEVQEAGFQVQQNGKLLSVFSSSRYCGGSNEAACILAHQNKLRTIRLDTT; from the exons GGAACTGAGGATGATATCAAACTGAACCTTCATGGTGTCGCTGGCATCAAACATTGCATTAATGAACAAAGGAGATTAATGACTTTCATATTTTATGTGTCTTTTTCTGATGATGAGCAAAACATCACCCAACATACAAAGAAGAATTTGGAATGTGTACCACTCAGGTCAAACCACAGTACAGACATGATGACTGGAGACCAAGTTTTAATTAAGTGGCTCTCGATTTCTGAGGGTGATGAATCTTACAGTGAAGCCATTAAAGAAGATGCCTGTAACTGGATCAAGAAAGCAACAAGTGAaa GACTGGTAACCTTAGacgtttttgaggaatttgtcAACTGTCCAGATGTACAAGAGGAAGCACCAGCAAAAAGGTCCTCAGAAAGAATCACTGCAGTGACTGAGAGTGCATCGTCAAATAGCACATGTACAATTGACTCTGCTGGTGTAAATAATCATGCACATCAACACCGCAAACTGTGCAAAGTTTCTAAATGTGTAGATGACACTCTAATCATAAATGGACACAACTCTGGGACAAGTGCTTTAACATGGAAAGGTGGGGCAAAGCCTCAGAAATTCGAGAAAGATGTATGTGCACTTGCATCTGCCATGGAAAAACTTGTGGAGTCAGCCAATTTTAGAAAGCTAG AAAGAGATTTTATTAAGAGGAGATTTGAAAAGTGCAGTGGTGGAGCTCAAATGATTGGAATTGCAGAGTTCACGCTTTTTATGGAGGAACTTGGCGCAAGAACAGAGAAAATCAAAGACCTGTTCAG GTCATTCGACTTAAACCATCGCAATCACTTGACGTATGAAGATGTTCTCTTTGGAGTAGCAGCCATGGATTTGTCTACACCTCATGGCGGGCCATCAGGAGAGTTACGCTGTCGATACATTTTTAAGTTCTACTCCACTGAAGAGGAAGCTTCTCTTTCCTTTGAGGAATTTAA GTCAATGGTCAGAGATATCCGAAAGATTAAAGGAGAAAGCATAAAGGAAACTGATGTCTTAGAGGAAGCAAAGAGTAAAGCCAA ACTCTTTGGGACCGGACACACTGAAAAGCTTTATTTAGTAGACTTTTTAGAAGCTGTAGGCAGCCTTCGATTCCGTGGGACATCTGTGTTGCTTCGTCTGCCTGTATCAGTCGTTACACTCGCTCAAGATGAGCTGAACGAAAGCCTCAGTGATGGTCAAAAATCACG CTCTGATTCCCCAGTTAAGAAACGAAGAGGTGATGACAAAGACGACGCTATGGACTTTCAAGGCTCAGACGGCTTTTCAATTGA GTCTCTCACAAATCAGTACGAACTGGCCACTCACACGGTGAAAGTCCGCCGCAGTGGAATGTTAAGTGACGTCAGTGTATTATGGGATACCAGTAAAGGTACCATGATGGTAACAGGGAGTGCTCATAGAGAAGTGACAGCCGCTAAATTGAAGATAGAACGGCTACCGTCCATCAACTGCTTTAACCAG CAATCAGACGCCAATCAAATGCTGTCCGCTCTGAGGTACTTCGAACGAGCTGTCAAACCAAACTCTGCTGCTAGCAAAGCTGGGGGGCCAAAAGACAGCTTCAACTGGGGATGTGTGGAGATGTCTTCACTAGGCAACTGTTTAGTCTGCATCTGCCGAACACTTCTCGATATCGTTAAAAAAGAGCCTCGGCTTATCAGAATAAAGTCACCCACCTATGTTGTTG GTGACCTTCACGGTAATTTTCGTGACTTGGTGTGTTTTGAGAAAGTTCTGTGGAGACTGGGACCTGTCCTTACACCCGCTAGTTTCTTGTTCCTTGGGGACTATGTCGACCGAGGAGAGAATGGAGTCGAG gTTGTCGCGTACTTGTTCGCGCAGAAATTGCTAGCCCCATCCAAGTTTTTGCTGATTCGTGGTAACCACGAGATCAGACGTATTCAgaaaatgtttactttttatAG TGAATGCATACAAAAGTTTGGCCCTGATTTAGGCGAGGAGGTCTGGGCAGCAGTCAACTCGGTATTCGATGTTCTTCCAATAGCTGCCATTGTGGACGATAAG ATTTTCTGCGTTCATGGGGGTATTCCGTTACCCAGTCAAGACGGCGGGCTTGTCTCCTCGATCGACAGTATTCCTAGCGACCTATTCGAACCAGAAGAACAAAGCGAGTTAGCCTGGGAACTAATGTGGGGAGATCCTTTGAG GCCCGAAGATATTAACCCTAAAGTTGTGGAAGAACTTAAACAAAACCAAGGATTTGTTCATAACAGGAGACGAGGCACTGCTCATCTGTTCAG CGCGGACGCCTTGGGCGCGTTTTTGAAAAGGAACAGTCTTACTCACGTGATCAGGGCACACGAAGTACAGGAGGCTGGCTTTCAG GTTCAACAGAATGGGAAACTGCTCAGCGTCTTCTCGTCGTCTCGGTATTGTGGTGGCTCTAACGAGGCTGCGTGCATCCTGGCGCATCAGAACAAATTGCGCACAATCAGACTGGATACCACGTGA